From Lolium perenne isolate Kyuss_39 chromosome 5, Kyuss_2.0, whole genome shotgun sequence, a single genomic window includes:
- the LOC127302373 gene encoding uncharacterized protein, translating to MPGDNLHEDTFLAAAAQLPAGVRCHRLRMLRNEAPNIHSFHFEGVRVEVSLGESLRLKNLHMICYRFLHYVREELPYSVPNIETLKICSHNELVNTTMAFYPSKFLHLKHVGICIIGAYDYFSLVSFLDAAPLLETFDLRVEAFQHTIGELLSDNPSQLQQMAGYHHDKLQRVKICRFYSWKSLVELTCHILENSSSLEHLTLDTTDDRFDAATSKCSYNRSDKCSFLAKPMDAHKSVLAIRKHIKGKVPSTVQLDVVEPCRRCYPIRHLS from the exons ATGCCCGGAGATAACTTACATGAAGATACCTTCCTGGCTGCAGCGGCTCAGCTACCTGCAGGTGTTAGATGCCACAGACTGCGGATGCTAAGGAATGAAGCTCCAAACATTCATAGTTTTCACTTTGAAGGTGTCCGAGTAGAGGTCTCACTGGGAGAGTCATTGCGATTAAAGAACCTACATATGATATGTTACCGCTTCCTCCATTATGTACGTGAAGAGCTTCCATACAGTGTACCGAATATTGAAACTCTTAAAATATGTTCACATAATGAG TTGGTCAATACAACTATGGCGTTCTACCCTAGCAAGTTCCTCCACTTGAAGCACGTGGGTATCTGTATTATTGGGGCCTATGATTATTTTTCTCTGGTTTCTTTTCTTGATGCAGCTCCTTTATTGGAGACATTCGACCTGCGT GTAGAGGCATTTCAACATACCATCGGTGAATTGCTTTCTGACAATCCCTCGCAGCTACAGCAGATGGCAGGATACCATCATGACAAGCTCCAGAGAGTGAAGATATGTAGATTCTACTCTTGGAAGAGCTTGGTTGAGCTGACGTGCCATATTCTCGAGAATTCATCATCACTCGAGCACCTTACATTGGACACCACCGATGATCGGTTTGATGCTGCTACTAGTAAATGTTCTTATAACAGATCAGACAAATGCTCCTTCTTGGCTAAACCCATGGACGCCCATAAATCAGTCTTGGCAATCAGAAAACACATCAAGGGAAAAGTTCCCTCTACAGTTCAGCTGGATGTTGTGGAGCCTTGCCGCAGGTGTTACCCTATTAGGCACTTATCCTAG